From Butyricimonas paravirosa, one genomic window encodes:
- a CDS encoding RagB/SusD family nutrient uptake outer membrane protein, whose translation MKRGWIIMCILVFGIVGCKDFLNLVPKNKRVVANLEDVKTELLTYLAAITYSTGGLSPSYGGSVFRFPLYNDVATQLCLYEDDMNMSYYSDHSSIEEKAMNVYTECIDWKGVSLASVLWEKCYGAIGFLNVILDDLEKAGGYTQAEYETITGEVKTIRAYYIFKLLQFFAPYNSDKLGIPLNLDSENVIPGGRLSQREVYRIVIRELEDVLEYETVREKWNIFYYPGIVKAILAQVYMFKAGSAAAEESDWANAEKYSGELIAGYEPENREDILFNMFSGTVREYQVGGANYQLRMTYRISCGFGDIFSGIWAEGKAQRVSNELLDMYDEEDIRREAWFKTEEEEGRTIHYINKPGYTRSINEVTVLFRTAEMYLINAEAKCRQNRVAEAKDMLETFKRARIIGFENYSGEDVLGEILNERRKEFCYEAGTRWVDMKRLGIGTSRVGMSKEGEGTEVYELKSDDYRYALPIPNGVELDYNNKIEQNPGWGNLN comes from the coding sequence ATGAAAAGAGGTTGGATTATAATGTGCATACTGGTATTCGGTATTGTGGGATGTAAGGATTTTTTGAATCTCGTACCGAAGAATAAAAGGGTTGTGGCGAATTTGGAAGACGTAAAAACGGAATTGTTGACTTATTTGGCTGCGATAACGTATTCAACAGGAGGTCTTTCTCCTTCTTATGGAGGATCTGTTTTCCGTTTTCCCTTGTATAATGATGTGGCAACCCAGTTATGCCTGTACGAGGATGATATGAATATGTCTTATTATTCGGATCATTCCAGTATCGAGGAGAAGGCCATGAACGTGTATACGGAATGTATTGATTGGAAAGGTGTTTCACTTGCAAGTGTTTTGTGGGAAAAGTGTTACGGGGCAATTGGTTTTTTGAATGTTATTCTTGACGATTTGGAAAAAGCCGGAGGATATACTCAAGCCGAGTATGAAACGATCACGGGTGAGGTTAAAACAATACGTGCTTATTATATATTCAAGTTGTTGCAATTCTTTGCTCCTTATAATAGTGATAAGCTGGGAATTCCGTTGAATTTGGATTCGGAGAATGTTATTCCCGGAGGGCGGTTGTCCCAGCGAGAGGTTTATAGAATTGTGATTCGTGAATTGGAAGATGTCTTGGAGTATGAAACTGTAAGGGAGAAATGGAATATTTTTTATTATCCGGGGATTGTGAAAGCTATTTTAGCACAAGTGTATATGTTTAAGGCTGGTTCTGCAGCCGCGGAAGAGAGTGACTGGGCAAATGCCGAGAAATATTCCGGAGAGTTGATAGCAGGTTATGAGCCTGAAAATCGGGAAGATATTCTTTTTAATATGTTTTCCGGGACAGTCCGAGAATATCAAGTGGGAGGAGCTAATTATCAACTCCGGATGACCTATCGAATATCATGTGGTTTTGGTGATATTTTTTCCGGTATTTGGGCAGAGGGAAAAGCCCAGCGAGTTTCTAACGAGTTACTTGATATGTATGATGAGGAAGATATACGTCGGGAGGCTTGGTTTAAGACGGAGGAAGAAGAAGGCCGGACGATACATTACATCAATAAACCGGGATATACGAGATCAATTAATGAGGTTACAGTTCTTTTCCGTACGGCTGAGATGTATTTGATTAATGCGGAGGCCAAGTGTCGGCAAAATCGGGTTGCGGAGGCTAAGGATATGTTGGAAACCTTTAAAAGGGCAAGAATTATCGGTTTTGAGAATTATTCAGGAGAGGATGTGTTAGGTGAGATTCTGAACGAAAGACGAAAGGAGTTTTGTTATGAGGCTGGAACTCGTTGGGTGGACATGAAGAGGTTGGGAATCGGAACCAGTAGGGTCGGAATGAGTAAAGAGGGAGAAGGTACGGAAGTTTATGAATTGAAATCAGATGATTATCGTTATGCTTTGCCTATTCCGAACGGGGTAGAGCTGGATTACAATAATAAAATAGAACAGAATCCCGGTTGGGGAAATTTGAACTGA
- a CDS encoding SusC/RagA family TonB-linked outer membrane protein, which yields MEKNCELKIRGHLHGVFLFILLFVSGICGNNVYSQEKRLTIEMKEATLGEILEKICQLQNVEFVYNTDIVDVKEKMSVSMHNSTLKEVLDVVLGKRYSFNIQGRYIMVRKKDQKGNEETPVYVELKGKVKDEQGNPLPGVSIVVKGTNIGVATDVNGEFKLVVLKSIAPVLKFSFIGMQPVEMEWTKEKKEVILSEDVAMMEEVTVTTGYQTIEKKRMTGAVDVVTAKEIENKGYASVGDVLRGAMAGVSTRNVSGKPGTLPEIRIRGLNSLYGSMEPMWIVDGAPFYGSLNDIEPEDIESITVLKDAAATAIYGSQAANGVIVIKRKRGQEGSISIRVAANFSIDAAPKNKLDLMNSEEKIAFERSIYEDFPNQTSGGRVMTLLRNADVGKITRSEAEAEIERLSKINTDWFDVIFKTAFSQNHSIALSGGTEKSQYYATLNYRKTKGIVPTNVYENWGGSLRLSQKFNSWLQINFDVSSTIRKDEDSEMSVNPLRYATYANPYERPYDEEGNLEYDRSYTSELSSLKDGYKYDFNILDEMKRNKSTKKSLDNNISLELDFQLLKNLKFSTRGSVFNNAHETCTTWDPGSYTGKLNNWLTGVYTELPDELNRGALAEGNSRSSGWTWRNNLEFRQAFKEKHFLSIYVGHEVSEYKSNSNYVKYPEYDPEKGLMGVPDIDGVEDVKRKILNLLDGLSESRNRSVSFFVSGSYSFLDRYVVAGSIRMDGADIIGTANRFSPLWNASFKYNVYEEGFMKKISWLDELAFRLSYGYTGSIDKNALPFGVMTFMSTDEYFGYDIPTYIQPKNPSVKWQKKEDRSVGVDFALLNRRIRGTVNYYNNVTRNLLDTKNLPISVGVSSIKYNSSSVRNYGWEFSMNSQVLRTKELFWKVDFNVGMNRSKVIKTYYKDISEIPKGYDKTTPVEGASTNAWFGYRFAGIDPRTGHTLAFVDNSKREEPIGFQREDGRWVLDMDDVVNKDRESIKENLGDSYPTVNGGFRTNLSWKDFTFDANFTFMVGHKITAAYYATSAGGVVSAASQNVLKKEATRWRKPGDITDIPVYSSGGEYSSLNSEWYDLKLESGDFLKCTSISFGYRVPSKICQKFSLTSLRVNFNVRDVFTISGYSGLDPENFGGFSYPNSKKYMISLNIGI from the coding sequence ATGGAGAAAAATTGTGAATTAAAAATTCGAGGGCACTTACATGGCGTGTTCTTGTTTATTTTGCTTTTCGTCTCGGGTATTTGCGGGAATAACGTGTATTCTCAAGAAAAGAGACTTACGATTGAGATGAAAGAGGCTACTCTGGGAGAGATTCTGGAGAAAATTTGCCAATTGCAAAATGTCGAGTTCGTGTACAACACGGATATTGTTGACGTGAAGGAGAAGATGTCCGTGTCGATGCACAACAGTACGTTAAAGGAGGTGTTGGATGTGGTCTTGGGGAAGAGGTATTCGTTTAATATTCAAGGACGTTACATTATGGTGCGTAAAAAGGATCAGAAGGGTAATGAAGAGACGCCTGTTTACGTGGAGTTGAAAGGAAAGGTGAAGGATGAACAGGGAAATCCGTTACCCGGAGTATCGATTGTCGTGAAGGGAACGAACATAGGCGTGGCGACGGATGTTAACGGGGAATTTAAGTTAGTTGTACTTAAATCTATCGCTCCCGTGCTTAAATTTTCCTTTATCGGGATGCAGCCTGTCGAGATGGAATGGACAAAAGAGAAGAAAGAGGTGATCTTATCTGAGGATGTTGCGATGATGGAAGAGGTAACTGTCACGACCGGTTATCAGACAATAGAAAAGAAAAGGATGACGGGAGCGGTGGATGTGGTTACGGCGAAAGAGATCGAGAATAAGGGATATGCTTCTGTGGGTGATGTACTCCGGGGTGCGATGGCAGGTGTATCTACTCGGAATGTTTCCGGAAAACCGGGGACTTTACCTGAAATTCGGATACGGGGGTTAAATTCTCTCTACGGGTCAATGGAGCCGATGTGGATTGTGGACGGGGCTCCTTTCTACGGGAGTTTAAATGATATAGAACCAGAAGATATTGAGAGTATAACTGTTTTGAAAGATGCGGCAGCAACAGCTATATACGGTTCTCAGGCGGCGAATGGAGTCATTGTGATTAAACGAAAGAGAGGGCAGGAGGGCAGTATTTCGATAAGGGTTGCGGCAAACTTTTCAATAGATGCAGCCCCGAAGAATAAGTTGGATTTGATGAATTCTGAGGAAAAAATTGCTTTTGAACGGAGTATATATGAGGATTTCCCGAATCAGACTTCTGGGGGACGGGTGATGACTTTGTTAAGAAATGCGGATGTCGGTAAGATTACTCGAAGTGAGGCCGAGGCTGAAATTGAGCGTTTGAGTAAAATCAACACGGATTGGTTTGATGTTATTTTTAAAACAGCTTTTTCTCAGAATCATTCTATCGCTCTTTCCGGGGGAACGGAAAAGAGTCAGTACTATGCTACATTGAATTACCGGAAGACGAAGGGTATCGTGCCGACAAATGTGTATGAAAATTGGGGAGGTTCCTTACGTTTGTCCCAAAAGTTTAATTCTTGGCTGCAAATTAATTTTGATGTATCGTCAACAATTCGAAAAGATGAAGATTCGGAGATGTCGGTTAATCCTTTGCGTTATGCAACTTACGCTAATCCTTACGAGCGCCCTTATGATGAGGAGGGAAATTTGGAGTATGACCGTTCCTATACATCGGAGTTGAGTTCATTGAAAGACGGTTACAAGTATGATTTTAATATTTTGGATGAGATGAAACGGAATAAGTCCACAAAGAAATCTCTTGATAACAATATTTCTTTGGAGTTGGATTTCCAGTTATTAAAGAATCTAAAATTTTCTACCAGAGGCTCTGTTTTTAATAATGCTCATGAAACCTGTACTACTTGGGATCCAGGATCATATACGGGTAAGTTGAATAACTGGTTGACGGGTGTTTACACGGAGTTACCTGATGAATTGAATCGTGGTGCGTTGGCGGAGGGTAATAGCCGATCATCGGGATGGACTTGGCGCAATAATTTAGAGTTTCGCCAGGCGTTTAAAGAAAAGCATTTTTTGAGTATTTATGTTGGTCATGAAGTTTCCGAGTATAAATCTAATAGTAATTATGTGAAGTATCCCGAGTATGATCCGGAAAAGGGATTAATGGGGGTGCCGGATATAGATGGTGTTGAGGATGTGAAAAGGAAGATTCTGAATTTGCTGGATGGATTATCTGAATCTCGGAACCGGAGCGTTTCATTCTTTGTTTCAGGGTCGTATAGTTTTTTGGATCGGTATGTTGTTGCCGGAAGTATTCGTATGGATGGTGCTGATATTATCGGTACGGCTAATCGTTTTTCCCCATTGTGGAATGCCAGTTTTAAATACAACGTGTACGAAGAGGGATTTATGAAAAAGATTTCTTGGCTGGATGAATTGGCATTCCGGTTATCGTATGGTTACACGGGGAGCATTGATAAAAATGCTTTGCCTTTTGGTGTGATGACTTTTATGTCGACAGACGAGTATTTCGGTTATGATATTCCGACTTATATTCAACCTAAGAATCCGTCCGTGAAGTGGCAGAAAAAGGAAGACCGGAGTGTGGGTGTTGATTTCGCGTTACTGAATCGTCGAATCCGGGGAACGGTGAATTATTATAATAACGTGACACGTAATTTGCTGGACACGAAAAATTTGCCTATTTCCGTTGGAGTAAGTAGTATAAAATATAATAGTTCGTCGGTTAGGAATTACGGTTGGGAATTTTCCATGAATTCTCAGGTTCTTCGTACTAAAGAGCTGTTTTGGAAGGTAGACTTTAATGTCGGGATGAACAGGAGTAAAGTGATCAAAACGTATTATAAAGATATTTCAGAGATTCCTAAAGGATATGATAAGACAACACCTGTTGAGGGGGCTTCTACAAATGCATGGTTCGGGTATCGCTTTGCAGGAATTGACCCACGTACAGGTCATACATTGGCGTTTGTTGATAATAGTAAACGGGAGGAACCTATTGGTTTCCAACGAGAAGATGGCCGATGGGTTTTAGATATGGATGATGTTGTGAATAAAGATCGGGAAAGTATAAAAGAGAACTTGGGAGATAGTTATCCAACTGTTAATGGAGGATTCCGGACGAATCTGTCTTGGAAGGATTTTACGTTTGATGCAAATTTCACGTTTATGGTAGGACACAAGATTACGGCAGCTTATTACGCTACATCGGCAGGAGGAGTCGTTTCGGCAGCCAGCCAGAACGTGTTGAAAAAAGAGGCGACCCGTTGGCGTAAGCCGGGAGATATTACGGATATTCCGGTCTATTCTTCCGGGGGTGAATATTCGTCTCTTAATAGCGAGTGGTACGATTTGAAATTGGAAAGTGGTGATTTCTTGAAATGTACAAGTATCTCATTTGGTTATCGGGTACCTTCAAAGATTTGTCAGAAATTTTCACTCACGTCACTACGGGTGAATTTTAATGTTCGGGATGTGTTTACCATATCCGGTTATTCTGGCTTGGACCCGGAGAATTTTGGGGGATTTAGTTATCCTAATTCCAAAAAGTATATGATTTCTTTGAATATAGGAATTTAA
- a CDS encoding FecR family protein yields the protein MEMNVQKWVRLARGIGKSLLNEEDKQMDDEVSEWVNESNRGKRILGELRNLDFYVEKEARKREIEKHYNWEEFIAWRRRYERRRKFLVIRCVAAVVILFFVSTCVWFANKGEEKSQFMFQSEIKPGCLRASLILNDGQEIILDKRLSLMESDSSVVLSNEKGELSYRNVRERSGESSINTLRVPCGGEYQLMLADGTRVRVNSESELVFPTCFNSDRREVFLKGEAYFQVAPDSDKPFYVRVNDYIVKVTGTSFNVTSYTDDPCAMTTLVEGKVSVYGNDSTWNCDLTPGYMLKFDKGTAQVISEECDPRIYTSWIDGEFKFRDMRLENIMKKLNRWYDFEVAYEEEELKDLRFSGAVEKYNPVEFLLKMIEEVTKVRFDIEGKRIMVKNN from the coding sequence ATGGAAATGAATGTGCAAAAATGGGTTCGTTTAGCCCGGGGGATAGGTAAAAGTTTATTGAATGAAGAGGATAAACAGATGGATGACGAGGTCTCGGAATGGGTGAACGAATCTAATCGGGGAAAAAGGATTTTAGGCGAGTTGCGAAATCTTGATTTTTATGTGGAGAAGGAGGCTAGAAAGAGGGAAATAGAAAAACATTATAATTGGGAAGAGTTCATAGCGTGGCGGAGACGTTACGAGCGTCGTCGAAAGTTTTTGGTTATACGTTGTGTCGCTGCAGTTGTAATTTTATTTTTCGTGAGTACATGCGTGTGGTTTGCGAATAAAGGGGAAGAAAAATCTCAATTTATGTTCCAGTCAGAGATAAAGCCGGGGTGCTTGAGAGCATCCTTGATATTGAATGATGGGCAAGAAATTATATTGGATAAGCGATTATCCTTGATGGAGTCGGATAGTTCTGTTGTTTTGAGCAACGAGAAAGGGGAATTGTCTTACCGGAATGTGCGGGAAAGATCCGGAGAATCGAGTATTAATACGTTACGGGTTCCTTGTGGCGGAGAGTATCAATTAATGTTAGCGGATGGGACTCGTGTGCGGGTGAATTCCGAATCGGAACTCGTTTTTCCAACTTGTTTTAATTCAGACCGGCGAGAGGTGTTTTTAAAAGGAGAGGCTTATTTTCAAGTTGCACCTGATTCCGATAAGCCTTTTTACGTGCGGGTTAATGACTATATCGTGAAAGTTACGGGGACATCTTTTAACGTGACTTCTTATACGGATGATCCATGTGCGATGACCACGCTGGTGGAAGGGAAAGTTTCTGTTTATGGCAATGATTCCACGTGGAATTGTGATTTGACACCAGGGTATATGTTGAAATTTGATAAAGGGACGGCACAGGTGATCTCGGAGGAGTGTGATCCGAGGATTTATACCTCGTGGATTGATGGAGAATTCAAGTTCCGGGATATGAGGCTGGAGAATATTATGAAGAAATTAAATCGATGGTATGATTTTGAGGTCGCGTATGAAGAGGAGGAACTAAAAGATTTACGTTTTAGCGGGGCGGTTGAGAAATACAATCCGGTAGAATTTCTTTTAAAAATGATAGAGGAGGTTACGAAGGTACGTTTTGATATAGAAGGGAAACGGATTATGGTTAAAAATAATTAG
- a CDS encoding RNA polymerase sigma factor yields MEETITYSNKVIKEKEFFESYFSLFLQFALKYIPDEETCKDIVQEAFIKYWRQENNFNDEIALKTYLYKSIRNGCLNQLRHENVRKKYFESLPDDWESEDYFMENVIKEEVANIVLQEINKLSETSRKILFKALDGYSNEEIAEELGVSVNTVKTHKARSYIMLRQNLGHLRVLLFLLF; encoded by the coding sequence ATGGAGGAGACGATTACATATTCCAATAAAGTAATAAAAGAAAAAGAGTTTTTTGAGTCTTATTTTTCTTTATTCCTCCAATTTGCCTTAAAATATATTCCTGATGAAGAGACTTGCAAGGATATTGTTCAGGAGGCATTTATTAAATATTGGAGGCAAGAAAATAATTTTAATGATGAGATTGCTTTAAAAACATATTTGTATAAAAGTATTCGTAATGGTTGTCTGAATCAATTACGCCATGAAAATGTGCGTAAAAAGTATTTTGAATCCTTACCGGATGATTGGGAATCAGAAGATTATTTCATGGAGAACGTGATAAAGGAAGAGGTAGCGAACATTGTACTCCAAGAAATTAATAAGCTTTCAGAGACTAGTCGAAAAATTTTATTTAAGGCATTGGATGGTTATTCAAATGAAGAGATTGCAGAGGAATTAGGGGTATCTGTTAACACGGTCAAAACGCACAAAGCGAGAAGTTATATTATGCTGCGTCAGAACTTGGGGCATTTGCGGGTTTTGCTATTCTTGTTATTCTAA
- a CDS encoding HlyD family secretion protein, which produces MSTNRKKLIPNVVLILVIVVGICWVASRFIHLGRVEYTNNAQVKQHITPINTRVQGFIKKIYFEEYQRVRKGDTLVVIEDAEYCLRLAQAEADYRNALVGMDAMHTTVHAAQSNVLVTDAGIEEVRVRLANAEKDYERYKELLKQEAVTVQQFDQVKTEFEATKARYEQILRQRQAVSLVKQEQTQRLEQNEANIKLAEAALNLARLNLSYTVILATTDGVTGRKNIHEGELVQPGQTMVNLVDVTEKWVIANYKETQTTRMEEGQMVEIEVDAIPGVRFEGRVASISEATGASFALIPQDNSAGNFVKVEQRIPVRIEFTGTNRPEDMNRLRAGMNVECKVNY; this is translated from the coding sequence ATGAGTACAAATAGAAAGAAATTGATTCCTAACGTGGTTTTAATCCTTGTTATTGTTGTCGGTATTTGTTGGGTAGCCAGTCGTTTTATTCATTTGGGACGGGTGGAATACACGAATAATGCCCAGGTGAAACAACATATTACCCCGATAAATACCCGTGTACAGGGATTTATCAAGAAGATATATTTTGAAGAGTACCAGCGTGTGCGTAAAGGTGATACCTTGGTGGTGATTGAGGATGCCGAGTATTGCCTGCGGCTGGCACAGGCGGAGGCGGATTACCGGAACGCGCTGGTCGGGATGGATGCGATGCACACGACGGTTCATGCGGCGCAGAGTAATGTTCTGGTGACGGATGCCGGGATCGAGGAAGTACGGGTGAGATTGGCGAACGCGGAGAAAGACTACGAGCGTTACAAGGAGTTGTTGAAACAGGAGGCGGTTACCGTGCAGCAATTTGATCAGGTGAAGACGGAGTTCGAGGCGACAAAGGCCCGCTACGAGCAAATTCTTCGTCAGAGACAGGCGGTTTCACTGGTGAAACAGGAACAAACGCAGCGTTTGGAACAGAACGAGGCGAATATCAAGCTTGCCGAGGCCGCGTTGAATTTGGCTCGACTGAATCTTTCGTACACGGTGATTCTGGCCACGACCGATGGGGTGACCGGGCGCAAGAATATACACGAGGGGGAACTCGTGCAACCGGGGCAGACGATGGTTAATCTCGTGGATGTGACCGAGAAATGGGTGATCGCGAATTACAAGGAGACGCAGACGACTCGCATGGAGGAAGGGCAGATGGTGGAGATCGAGGTGGATGCTATTCCGGGAGTAAGGTTTGAGGGGCGTGTCGCGTCCATTTCGGAGGCCACGGGAGCTTCTTTTGCACTGATCCCGCAGGATAATTCTGCCGGAAATTTCGTGAAGGTGGAACAACGTATCCCGGTTCGTATTGAATTCACGGGGACGAATAGACCGGAGGATATGAACCGCTTGCGTGCCGGGATGAACGTGGAATGTAAGGTTAATTACTAG
- a CDS encoding TolC family protein, with translation MNRKKIVTGLLCMAGLLPVCAQQRVLSVDEMFRLADTNSRSIRSHRLAVDETKQGIKTAKSDKLPSIEANLSFSYIGNGWMTDRDFSDGQKASMPHYGNNFAIKATQVVYAGGAINRSIQLSELQQQVAELELQDNRQEVRFLLVGYYLELYQLYNQQEVYEKNIEQTRLLVKEIQAAFQQGTALKSDITRYELQLQNLELGLTSIRNRIKILNRQLTTTIGLTPETVILPDTTVLARNIERRDELSWQGMKNESPRLKLADLGVEMSKKQQDLVRAGRRPNIGLVAANNFDGPILIEVPPIDKNFNYWYVGIGISYKFDALFKNNKKLKQARIATRKAEEDRLLADEQVSNGIHSAWVELDEAYSRLRTREKSVQLAHENYDVVHYRYLNGLSLVTDMLDASNIQLSSELELTNARIGILYQYYLLKRTIGSL, from the coding sequence ATGAATAGGAAGAAAATTGTGACAGGACTATTGTGTATGGCCGGTCTGTTACCGGTTTGTGCGCAACAAAGGGTTTTGAGCGTGGATGAAATGTTTCGTTTGGCCGACACGAATAGTCGGAGTATCCGCTCGCATCGCTTGGCTGTTGATGAAACAAAACAGGGGATAAAAACGGCTAAAAGTGATAAACTGCCTTCTATTGAGGCAAATTTATCGTTCAGTTATATCGGGAACGGCTGGATGACGGATCGGGATTTTTCTGACGGGCAGAAGGCCTCTATGCCGCATTACGGGAATAATTTCGCGATTAAAGCTACACAGGTGGTATATGCCGGGGGAGCTATCAACCGTAGTATTCAGTTGAGCGAGTTGCAACAACAGGTGGCGGAACTGGAATTACAGGATAACCGCCAGGAGGTGCGGTTTCTGTTGGTGGGGTATTACTTGGAACTTTACCAGTTGTATAACCAACAAGAGGTCTACGAGAAAAATATCGAGCAAACCCGCTTGTTGGTGAAAGAGATTCAAGCTGCCTTTCAACAGGGGACGGCCTTGAAGAGCGATATTACCCGTTATGAACTTCAATTGCAGAATCTGGAGTTGGGATTGACGAGTATCCGGAACCGGATTAAGATTTTGAACCGTCAGTTGACCACGACGATCGGTCTGACCCCTGAGACGGTTATTTTGCCCGATACGACCGTGTTGGCAAGGAATATCGAGAGGCGGGATGAGTTGTCTTGGCAGGGAATGAAAAATGAATCTCCACGTTTGAAATTGGCTGATTTGGGGGTAGAGATGAGTAAGAAACAACAGGACTTGGTACGTGCCGGGCGTAGGCCGAATATCGGACTCGTGGCCGCGAATAATTTTGACGGACCGATATTGATTGAGGTACCACCGATTGACAAGAATTTTAATTATTGGTATGTCGGGATCGGTATCTCGTACAAGTTTGACGCTCTTTTCAAGAATAATAAAAAGTTGAAACAAGCCCGGATTGCTACCCGGAAGGCGGAAGAGGATCGGTTACTGGCGGATGAACAGGTCTCTAACGGGATACATTCCGCGTGGGTTGAACTGGACGAGGCTTATTCCCGGTTACGTACACGGGAGAAGAGCGTGCAACTGGCTCACGAAAATTATGATGTGGTGCATTACCGTTACCTGAACGGGTTGTCCTTGGTGACGGATATGCTGGATGCCAGCAATATTCAGTTGAGTAGCGAGTTGGAGTTGACGAATGCCCGGATCGGTATTCTGTATCAGTATTATTTGTTGAAGAGAACAATCGGTAGTTTATAA
- a CDS encoding YczE/YyaS/YitT family protein gives MKELLKKYLIFVIGLYFLAAGIVLIIRSALGTTPISSVNYVLSLNSSLSLGTCTFIINMLLIIGQFWLIRNNKSKRDIIEILLQLPFSFIFSAFIDLNMLLTSGVHPSNYGMSIALLLIGCLVQSIGVVLEIKPHVAMMSAEGFVKYASRSCNKEFGKFKVYFDVTLVTSAVILSLILSQRVEGVREGSIIAACITGYLVSFLNQKIMTQKTLHKLRSIITR, from the coding sequence ATGAAGGAACTTTTAAAAAAGTATTTGATATTCGTTATCGGATTGTATTTTCTAGCCGCGGGAATCGTATTAATCATCCGTTCGGCACTAGGCACCACTCCTATTTCCAGTGTAAACTACGTGTTGAGCCTGAACAGCTCTCTATCCTTGGGAACCTGCACGTTCATCATCAATATGCTATTGATTATCGGGCAATTCTGGCTAATCCGGAATAACAAAAGTAAACGGGACATCATCGAGATTCTACTCCAGTTACCTTTTTCTTTCATATTCTCGGCATTTATCGATCTGAATATGCTTTTGACAAGTGGTGTACACCCCTCGAATTACGGGATGTCCATCGCCTTGCTACTCATTGGCTGCCTCGTGCAATCCATCGGTGTTGTCCTCGAAATAAAACCCCATGTTGCCATGATGAGTGCCGAGGGATTCGTAAAATATGCCTCCCGCAGTTGTAACAAAGAATTCGGAAAATTCAAAGTGTACTTCGACGTTACCCTAGTCACGTCAGCCGTCATCCTTTCCCTCATCTTGAGCCAACGTGTAGAAGGTGTGCGGGAAGGTTCCATCATCGCGGCCTGCATAACGGGTTATCTGGTAAGCTTTCTGAACCAAAAAATCATGACACAAAAAACATTACACAAACTTCGCTCCATCATCACAAGATAA
- a CDS encoding helix-turn-helix domain-containing protein has protein sequence MESYNIVNIQEIETFKKGESYKGEITVFTSDIGPKFLLFGNKSVYLNAFSYMLVLSGRATLLVDSVEYPIDAHSLCILSPLHLTNFRQVSRDFQCLCLCSRKNFIDRLPILNIQHRITHGMNMYHYPIVQISEEEKHLLASTMEDLRIQLFRTEHSYQLEMIQNALTRYYLEIDNILDNKGINEVTERVPQTRYANILRKFISLLMLHYKTEHSVPFYARQMNITPQYLTSIIKAQTGRTVNNFICEMLYSEARNLLALSEFSIQQIATELHFSDQASFSKFFKRWAGISPLEFRNVMVKSKK, from the coding sequence ATGGAGTCTTACAATATTGTCAACATCCAAGAAATCGAGACCTTCAAAAAAGGTGAATCCTACAAGGGGGAGATCACCGTGTTCACCTCTGACATCGGCCCTAAATTTCTCCTGTTCGGAAATAAATCCGTTTACCTGAATGCCTTTTCCTATATGCTGGTGCTATCGGGAAGAGCCACGCTTTTGGTCGATAGCGTGGAATACCCAATTGACGCTCATTCATTGTGCATCCTGTCCCCACTGCACCTCACAAATTTTCGTCAAGTAAGCCGTGATTTTCAATGCCTATGCCTCTGTTCTCGTAAGAATTTCATCGATCGCCTACCCATTCTCAACATCCAACACCGAATTACCCACGGGATGAATATGTACCACTACCCGATCGTGCAAATTTCTGAGGAAGAGAAACACCTACTAGCCTCCACCATGGAAGACCTCCGGATTCAACTTTTCCGGACGGAACATTCCTATCAGTTGGAAATGATCCAGAACGCTCTAACCCGCTATTATCTGGAAATAGACAATATATTGGATAACAAAGGAATAAATGAAGTTACTGAAAGAGTCCCACAAACCCGATACGCCAATATATTACGGAAGTTTATCTCGTTACTCATGCTCCATTACAAAACGGAACATTCCGTTCCTTTTTATGCCCGGCAAATGAATATCACGCCCCAATACTTGACTTCTATCATCAAAGCACAAACCGGTCGCACCGTGAATAATTTCATTTGCGAAATGCTGTACAGCGAGGCCCGTAACCTTCTCGCCTTATCCGAATTTTCCATCCAACAAATCGCCACCGAGTTACATTTCTCAGATCAAGCCTCCTTCAGTAAGTTTTTCAAAAGATGGGCCGGCATTTCACCCCTAGAATTCAGAAACGTGATGGTGAAATCCAAAAAGTAA